From the genome of Lotus japonicus ecotype B-129 chromosome 6, LjGifu_v1.2, one region includes:
- the LOC130723807 gene encoding V-type proton ATPase 16 kDa proteolipid subunit-like has translation MGVMRPELVMKSIVPVVMARVLGIYGLIIAVIISTGINPKVKSYYLFDGYAHLSSGLACGLAGLSAGMVMLVSAF, from the exons ATGGGAGTGATGAGACCGGAGCTGGTGATGAAGTCTATTGTCCCTGTTGTTATGGCTAGAGTTTTGGGTATTTATGGActtattattgctgttattaTCAGTACTGGAATTAACCCTAAGGTCAAATCTTACTACCTCTTTGATGGTTATGCGCATCTCTCCTCTGGTCTTGCCTGCGGGCTTGCTGGGCTCTCTGCCGGCATGGTGATGCTGGTGTCAG CATTTTAG